Proteins encoded in a region of the Puntigrus tetrazona isolate hp1 chromosome 12, ASM1883169v1, whole genome shotgun sequence genome:
- the mrtfba gene encoding myocardin-related transcription factor B isoform X1 yields MEEQGDAGIGGLLASSPQSEAVTHEMGELSLHPSQRLPPLNERKNVLQLRLQQRRTREQLVDQGIMPPLKSPAAFHEQIRSLERARTENFLKHKIRSRPERAELVRMHILQETVAEPSLQATQLKLKRARLADDLNEKIAQRPGPMELVEKNILPVDSSVKEAIIDGQMQYPRILEEPADEDSGDAFSPEQPASQESQGSAASPGEVRAIEESSPLPNNFLKHFPAVTTTTTDFLKPFSTNEQLISPPAPMPQLITVAPVKSGPTLVKQSQPKLPGDKSRSKKSKEAKPRVKKLKYHQYIPPDQKQELNQAPMDSSYARLLQQQQLFLQLQILSQQQQQHYNYQTILPAPLKPVIEGQNSGATVAINSTSSLPASIVVSLPTATPVRPNSTLSNRKAGILPANLEEMKVAELKMELKLRGLPVSGTKTDLIERLKPFQENTAPSCTGPNTQSCSTPMEVSSTTTTLSPIQQPSENLSSTPPVSPGSSELHSKEEAYMEGQAEGQNRSLVTAAPVPEEQDRRLHEKERQIEELLRKLEQEQKLVEELKMQLEVEKRCGQVPPAENNNASSPATMLTSVKTENTVPPNCTLSPHTTPTLLKLEEAHPNQVTATPLRQFIISHQGVPQVIGQPQTLLTTSHGGTQILLPMPLANNTTTIQLPNTNVKLQQVLQAVSPSVPGIIQNPQIQPTKAESPASQQLLSHNHIVQTLPVGATERSGFQHVTNETPAGLEIPQCFLSNSPDNRISPQTSPIPSSLINGPLNKTSFIQQPPVFNQTPKNREPPRYEEAVKQTRSLQNAAVSEIPTATSQQMDDLFDILIESGEITPFSQQDPSVPRMMPVTASITTLPINTVLSRPPAQVQMAPPPALMVSPMPSLASLDSDNQLEALLEGTLVGDTEPEHRTLGLLEELQNQILEQPNSPMDTSELSFTDPPPSSSALPFSLQDTGLDNMEWLDITMPGPIGGLNPLGITSEFLDAHDLQLHWD; encoded by the exons ATGGAGGAGCAGGGGGATGCTGGGATTGGGGGTTTGTTGGCGTCCAGCCCGCAGAGTGAGGCTGTAACCCATGAGATGGGCGAACTGTCCCTGCACCCCAGCCAGAGGCTGCCCCCCCTCAACGAACGCAAAAATG TTCTCCAGCTGAGGCTACAGCAGAGACGTACCCGCGAGCAGCTCGTTGATCAGGGAATCATGCCAC CCCTGAAGAGCCCTGCGGCGTTCCATGAACAGATCCGCAGCCTTGAGAGAGCCAGG ACTGAAAATTTCCTAAAGCACAAAATACGCAGCCGCCCAGAAAGGGCTGAGTTGGTCCGCATGCACATCTTACAAG AGACGGTGGCAGAGCCTTCTCTGCAGGCCACTCAGCTGAAATTGAAGAGAGCTCGATTGGCTGATGACCTGAATGAGAAGATTGCTCAACGCCCTGGCCCCATGGAGCTGGTGGAGAAGAACATCCTGCCTGTGGACTCCAGCGTCAAGGAAGCCATCATTG ATGGTCAGATGCAGTACCCTAGAATTCTAGAGGAACCAGCCGATGAAGACAGTGGAGATGCGTTTTCACCTGAGCAGCCAGCCAGTCAGGAGTCCCAGGGTTCTGCAGCTTCTCCTGGGGAGGTCCGGGCCATTGAAGAGTCCTCACCATTGCCTAACAACTTCTTAAAG CACTTTCCTGCAGTGACCACCACCACAACAGATTTCCTCAAGCCTTTTTCCACCAATGAGCAATTAATTAGTCCTCCAGCACCCATGCCACAGCTAATCACCGTGGCCCCTGTGAAGTCTGGACCCACCCTTGTAAAG CAAAGTCAGCCTAAGTTACCTGGGGACAAGAGCCGCAGCAAGAAGAGTAAGGAGGCCAAGCCACGTgtgaaaaagttaaaatatcatCAGTACATTCCCCCAGACCAGAAACAAGAACTCAACCAAGCTCCGATGGACTCCTCATATGCTCGTTTACTACAACAACAGCAGCTATTTTTGCAGCTACAGATCCTGAgccaacaacaacagcagcactACAACTACCAGACAATCCTTCCTGCACCTCTCAA GCCTGTAATTGAAGGCCAAAACAGTGGTGCCACAGTGGCTATCAACAGCACTAGCAGCCTTCCTGCGTCCATTGTGGTGTCTCTGCCCACAGCGACACCTGTGCGGCCCAACAGCACCCTTTCCAACCGCAAGGCAGGCATACTACCTGCCAACCTAGAGGAGATGAAg GTGGCAGAGCTGAAAATGGAGTTAAAGTTACGTGGTCTTCCGGTGTCTGGAACAAAAACAGACCTAATTGAACGGCTTAAGCCTTTCCAAGAAAACACTGCACCCAGCTGCACAGGACCTAACACACAGTCCTGCAGCACACCTATGGAGGTGTCCAGCACCACTACAACCCTATCCCCCATCCAGCAGCCCTCTGAAAATCTAAGCTCCACTCCACCTGTGTCTCCTGGTTCTTCAGAGCTTCACAGCAAAGAAGAAGCATACATGGAGGGACAGGCAGAGGGCCAAAACCGAAGTTTAGTGACGGCAGCTCCTGTTCCTGAGGAACAAGACCGGAGACTACACGAAAAGGAGCGACAGATTGAGGAACTGCTGCGTAAATTGGAGCAGGAGCAGAAGCTGGTGGAGGAACTGAAGATGCAGCTAGAGGTGGAAAAAAGGTGTGGACAGGTTCCACCTGCAGAAAATAACAACGCTTCCAGTCCAGCCACTATGTTGACGTctgtcaaaacagaaaacactgtcCCTCCTAACTGCACACTGAGTCCACACACTACGCCAACGCTATTGAAGCTCGAAGAGGCTCATCCCAACCAGGTGACAGCAACTCCTCTCCGTCAGTTCATTATCAGCCACCAGGGAGTCCCACAGGTCATAGGACAGCCCCAGACTCTTCTAACCACTTCTCATGGGGGTACTCAGATCCTTCTTCCAATGCCCCTGGCAAATAATACCACTACCATCCAACTGCCCAACACTAATGTCAAACTACAG CAAGTTTTGCAGGCTGTCTCTCCATCAGTGCCAGGTATAATTCAGAACCCCCAAATACAGCCCACCAAAGCAGAGAGTCCTGCGTCACAACAGCTGCTCAGTCATAACCACATAGTTCAG ACCCTGCCTGTGGGCGCCACAGAGAGGTCAGGCTTCCAGCACGTCACCAATGAGACCCCAGCAGGCCTGGAGATACCTCAGTGCTTCCTCAGCAACTCCCCAGATAACAGGATCTCACCTCAGACGTCCCCCATCCCATCATCCCTTATCAATGGGCCGCTAAACAAA ACATCCTTCATTCAGCAGCCCCCAGTTTTCAACCAGACACCCAAGAACAGAGAGCCGCCTCGTTATGAGGAGGCCGTCAAACAGACACGCAGCCTACAGAATGCTGCTGTCTCAGAG ATTCCCACAGCAACAAGTCAACAGATGGATGATctctttgacattttaatagaaAGTGGAG AGATCACTCCCTTTAGTCAACAGGACCCGTCTGTGCCTAGGATGATGCCTGTCACGGCCAGCATCACCACCCTGCCTATCAACACCGTCCTGTCCCGTCCACCCGCCCAGGTGCAGATGGCACCCCCGCCGGCGCTCATGGTGTCGCCCATGCCCAGCCTGGCCTCCCTGGACTCCGACAACCAGTTGGAGGCCCTGCTGGAGGGCACGCTGGTTGGGGACACCGAGCCGGAGCATAGGACTTTGGGCCTGCTGGAGGAGCTTCAAAACCAGATACTGGAGCAGCCAAACTCCCCAATGGACACTTCGGAGCTGAGCTTCACCGACCCGCCACCTTCCTCTTCCGCCCTGCCCTTTAGTCTCCAAGACACCGGCCTGGACAACATGGAGTGGCTGGACATCACTATGCCTGGGCCCATCGGCGGACTCAATCCATTGGGCATCACCTCTGAATTCCTGGACGCTCATGATCTGCAGCTGCACTGGGACTGA
- the mrtfba gene encoding myocardin-related transcription factor B isoform X2: MHILQETVAEPSLQATQLKLKRARLADDLNEKIAQRPGPMELVEKNILPVDSSVKEAIIDGQMQYPRILEEPADEDSGDAFSPEQPASQESQGSAASPGEVRAIEESSPLPNNFLKHFPAVTTTTTDFLKPFSTNEQLISPPAPMPQLITVAPVKSGPTLVKQSQPKLPGDKSRSKKSKEAKPRVKKLKYHQYIPPDQKQELNQAPMDSSYARLLQQQQLFLQLQILSQQQQQHYNYQTILPAPLKPVIEGQNSGATVAINSTSSLPASIVVSLPTATPVRPNSTLSNRKAGILPANLEEMKVAELKMELKLRGLPVSGTKTDLIERLKPFQENTAPSCTGPNTQSCSTPMEVSSTTTTLSPIQQPSENLSSTPPVSPGSSELHSKEEAYMEGQAEGQNRSLVTAAPVPEEQDRRLHEKERQIEELLRKLEQEQKLVEELKMQLEVEKRCGQVPPAENNNASSPATMLTSVKTENTVPPNCTLSPHTTPTLLKLEEAHPNQVTATPLRQFIISHQGVPQVIGQPQTLLTTSHGGTQILLPMPLANNTTTIQLPNTNVKLQQVLQAVSPSVPGIIQNPQIQPTKAESPASQQLLSHNHIVQTLPVGATERSGFQHVTNETPAGLEIPQCFLSNSPDNRISPQTSPIPSSLINGPLNKTSFIQQPPVFNQTPKNREPPRYEEAVKQTRSLQNAAVSEIPTATSQQMDDLFDILIESGEITPFSQQDPSVPRMMPVTASITTLPINTVLSRPPAQVQMAPPPALMVSPMPSLASLDSDNQLEALLEGTLVGDTEPEHRTLGLLEELQNQILEQPNSPMDTSELSFTDPPPSSSALPFSLQDTGLDNMEWLDITMPGPIGGLNPLGITSEFLDAHDLQLHWD; the protein is encoded by the exons ATGCACATCTTACAAG AGACGGTGGCAGAGCCTTCTCTGCAGGCCACTCAGCTGAAATTGAAGAGAGCTCGATTGGCTGATGACCTGAATGAGAAGATTGCTCAACGCCCTGGCCCCATGGAGCTGGTGGAGAAGAACATCCTGCCTGTGGACTCCAGCGTCAAGGAAGCCATCATTG ATGGTCAGATGCAGTACCCTAGAATTCTAGAGGAACCAGCCGATGAAGACAGTGGAGATGCGTTTTCACCTGAGCAGCCAGCCAGTCAGGAGTCCCAGGGTTCTGCAGCTTCTCCTGGGGAGGTCCGGGCCATTGAAGAGTCCTCACCATTGCCTAACAACTTCTTAAAG CACTTTCCTGCAGTGACCACCACCACAACAGATTTCCTCAAGCCTTTTTCCACCAATGAGCAATTAATTAGTCCTCCAGCACCCATGCCACAGCTAATCACCGTGGCCCCTGTGAAGTCTGGACCCACCCTTGTAAAG CAAAGTCAGCCTAAGTTACCTGGGGACAAGAGCCGCAGCAAGAAGAGTAAGGAGGCCAAGCCACGTgtgaaaaagttaaaatatcatCAGTACATTCCCCCAGACCAGAAACAAGAACTCAACCAAGCTCCGATGGACTCCTCATATGCTCGTTTACTACAACAACAGCAGCTATTTTTGCAGCTACAGATCCTGAgccaacaacaacagcagcactACAACTACCAGACAATCCTTCCTGCACCTCTCAA GCCTGTAATTGAAGGCCAAAACAGTGGTGCCACAGTGGCTATCAACAGCACTAGCAGCCTTCCTGCGTCCATTGTGGTGTCTCTGCCCACAGCGACACCTGTGCGGCCCAACAGCACCCTTTCCAACCGCAAGGCAGGCATACTACCTGCCAACCTAGAGGAGATGAAg GTGGCAGAGCTGAAAATGGAGTTAAAGTTACGTGGTCTTCCGGTGTCTGGAACAAAAACAGACCTAATTGAACGGCTTAAGCCTTTCCAAGAAAACACTGCACCCAGCTGCACAGGACCTAACACACAGTCCTGCAGCACACCTATGGAGGTGTCCAGCACCACTACAACCCTATCCCCCATCCAGCAGCCCTCTGAAAATCTAAGCTCCACTCCACCTGTGTCTCCTGGTTCTTCAGAGCTTCACAGCAAAGAAGAAGCATACATGGAGGGACAGGCAGAGGGCCAAAACCGAAGTTTAGTGACGGCAGCTCCTGTTCCTGAGGAACAAGACCGGAGACTACACGAAAAGGAGCGACAGATTGAGGAACTGCTGCGTAAATTGGAGCAGGAGCAGAAGCTGGTGGAGGAACTGAAGATGCAGCTAGAGGTGGAAAAAAGGTGTGGACAGGTTCCACCTGCAGAAAATAACAACGCTTCCAGTCCAGCCACTATGTTGACGTctgtcaaaacagaaaacactgtcCCTCCTAACTGCACACTGAGTCCACACACTACGCCAACGCTATTGAAGCTCGAAGAGGCTCATCCCAACCAGGTGACAGCAACTCCTCTCCGTCAGTTCATTATCAGCCACCAGGGAGTCCCACAGGTCATAGGACAGCCCCAGACTCTTCTAACCACTTCTCATGGGGGTACTCAGATCCTTCTTCCAATGCCCCTGGCAAATAATACCACTACCATCCAACTGCCCAACACTAATGTCAAACTACAG CAAGTTTTGCAGGCTGTCTCTCCATCAGTGCCAGGTATAATTCAGAACCCCCAAATACAGCCCACCAAAGCAGAGAGTCCTGCGTCACAACAGCTGCTCAGTCATAACCACATAGTTCAG ACCCTGCCTGTGGGCGCCACAGAGAGGTCAGGCTTCCAGCACGTCACCAATGAGACCCCAGCAGGCCTGGAGATACCTCAGTGCTTCCTCAGCAACTCCCCAGATAACAGGATCTCACCTCAGACGTCCCCCATCCCATCATCCCTTATCAATGGGCCGCTAAACAAA ACATCCTTCATTCAGCAGCCCCCAGTTTTCAACCAGACACCCAAGAACAGAGAGCCGCCTCGTTATGAGGAGGCCGTCAAACAGACACGCAGCCTACAGAATGCTGCTGTCTCAGAG ATTCCCACAGCAACAAGTCAACAGATGGATGATctctttgacattttaatagaaAGTGGAG AGATCACTCCCTTTAGTCAACAGGACCCGTCTGTGCCTAGGATGATGCCTGTCACGGCCAGCATCACCACCCTGCCTATCAACACCGTCCTGTCCCGTCCACCCGCCCAGGTGCAGATGGCACCCCCGCCGGCGCTCATGGTGTCGCCCATGCCCAGCCTGGCCTCCCTGGACTCCGACAACCAGTTGGAGGCCCTGCTGGAGGGCACGCTGGTTGGGGACACCGAGCCGGAGCATAGGACTTTGGGCCTGCTGGAGGAGCTTCAAAACCAGATACTGGAGCAGCCAAACTCCCCAATGGACACTTCGGAGCTGAGCTTCACCGACCCGCCACCTTCCTCTTCCGCCCTGCCCTTTAGTCTCCAAGACACCGGCCTGGACAACATGGAGTGGCTGGACATCACTATGCCTGGGCCCATCGGCGGACTCAATCCATTGGGCATCACCTCTGAATTCCTGGACGCTCATGATCTGCAGCTGCACTGGGACTGA